A region from the Chanodichthys erythropterus isolate Z2021 chromosome 5, ASM2448905v1, whole genome shotgun sequence genome encodes:
- the st3gal7 gene encoding ST3 beta-galactoside alpha-2,3-sialyltransferase 7 yields MVTLKHLSVKDNDEDSVPLLPEASSSESPTTQHHRAESREFFLSRRNNFILSIVLLLSCYSALLVPAYLPTPEPIWTNDSSAETLALQNQSAALLSQSCHSGWSVERVMTLPTPTGLLRIPVFLENGTQDWALPPPLGLQGSEEIVAQALKFLPYTGVPTGPETCRRCVVVGSGGILRGKNLGPHIDQYNIIIRVNDAPVFGFERDAGSRTTIRLIYPEGAPSLLQEYENTEVVALVVFKSLDIAWLTSAVTKVPLSWWSKLWFWREVIDTIPLQPENVRILNPEIMYRTGQVLQTYAEKQRKMVPTLGITAVVLALQVCDEVSIAGFGYDLQHPGALLHYYGSLRMDAMRVQVVHDVSAETILLRELVKAGAVRDLTGAL; encoded by the exons ATGGTGACTCTGAAACATTTAAGTGTTAAAGATAACGATGAAGACAGCGTTCCTCTGTTACCGGAAGCTAGCAGCTCGGAGAGCCCAACCACCCAACACCACAGGGCAGAGTCCAGAGAATTCTTCCTCAGCCG GAGGAACAACTTCATTTTAAGCATTGTtctgttgttgagctgttactCTGCACTTCTGGTTCCTGCGTATCTGCCAACCCCAGAGCCCATCTGGACCAATGACAGCTCTGCTGAAACTCTG GCTCTGCAGAATCAGTCAGCGGCTCTGCTGTCTCAGTCGTGCCACAGTGGCTGGAGTGTGGAGAGGGTGATGACGCTGCCTACACCTACTGGGCTGCTGAGGATCCCAGTGTTCCTGGAGAATGGCACACAGGACTGGGCACTGCCTCCTCCTCTGGGTCTGCAAGGTAGTGAAGAGATAGTGGCTCAGGCTCTGAAATTTCTGCCTTATACTGGTGTACCTACTGGTCCAGAGACCTGCAGGAGATGCGTGGTGGTCGGAAGCGGTGGCATTTTACGTGGCAAAAATCTTGGACCACATATAGACCAGTACAACATTATCATCAG AGTGAATGATGCTCCAGTATTTGGATTTGAGAGAGACGCTGGATCTAGAACTACCATTCGGCTCATTTATCCAGAAGGGGCTCCTTCCCTGTTACAAGAATACGAGAATACTGAAGTGGTGGCTTTGGTCGTATTCAAGAGCTTAGATATAGCATGGCTCACCTCTGCAGTAACCAAAGTACCTTTG AGTTGGTGGTCTAAACTGTGGTTCTGGAGGGAAGTAATAGACACGATACCTCTTCAACCAGAAAATGTTCGCATCCTGAATCCTGAAATCATGTACAGGACGGGACAAGTGCTGCAAACCTATGCAGAGAAACAGAGAAAG ATGGTGCCGACCCTGGGTATAACGGCAGTAGTTCTGGCCCTGCAGGTCTGTGATGAGGTGAGTATAGCTGGATTTGGATATGACCTGCAGCACCCTGGAGCTCTGCTGCATTACTATGGATCTCTCCGCATGGACGCCATGAGGGTACAGGTGGTTCACGACGTCAGCGCTGAGACCATCTTACTGCGGGAGCTGGTTAAAGCTGGAGCGGTGCGAGACCTCACCGGTGCACTGTAA
- the ankrd2 gene encoding ankyrin repeat domain-containing protein 2 isoform X1, producing MDETILWATAVVDRRAALDKREEKCRARARKLGILVVDASSVGAEQGNESVNQSVANIQAQERVRKISSDLRREIIDLGGAENIIELHMKNKKIKNKAAASKGPMDVPVGLIEPEEFLKAAALGNMEVVEKFLEDEGDPNTCDEFRKTALHRAALENHAKIVEKLLDKGADMNFKDRLDCRAVHWACRGGSLSALKVLQDRGADINVRDKLLSSPLHVATRTGHSDVVQHLLANGININAKDWEGDTALHDAVRLNRYKIVKLLILAGADMQIKNAEGITATEQVKQWQFDTKETLEKLEQMREVGLA from the exons ATGGACGAGACCATCCTATGGGCAACGGCTGTGGTTGATAGAAGAGCAGCCCTTGACAAACGGGAGGAG AAGTGTCGAGCTCGGGCGCGAAAGTTGGGGATTTTGGTTGTAGATGCATCTTCTGTGGGGGCAGAACAGGGAAATGAATCTGTCAATCAAAGTGTTGCAAATATTCAG GCACAGGAACGGGTGAGGAAGATCTCCTCTGATCTGAGGCGTGAGATCATTGATCTGGGGGGTGCAGAGAATATTATTGAGCTGCATATGAAGAATAAGAAAATCAAGAACAAGGCCGCAGCTTCCAAAGGCCCAATGGATGTTCCTGTG GGACTTATTGAACCAGAGGAGTTTTTAAAAGCAGCAGCTCTGGGAAACATGGAAGTAGTTGAGAAGTTTCTGGAAGATGAAGGAGATCCAAACACCTGTGATGAG TTCAGAAAAACAGCACTCCATCGGGCTGCACTGGAAAATCATGCTAAAATAGTGGAAAAATTACTGGACAAAGGAGCTGATATGAACTTTAAAGACAGG CTGGATTGCAGGGCTGTACATTGGGCTTGCAGAGGTGGAAGTCTCTCCGCACTGAAAGTCCTTCAGGACAGGGGAGCTGATATCAACGTCAGGGACAAA CTGCTTAGCTCACCTTTACATGTGGCCACACGGACAGGTCACAGCGACGTTGTCCAACATCTTCTTGCCAATGGAATCAATATTAATGCCAAAGATTGG GAAGGAGACACAGCTCTACATGACGCTGTCAGATTAAATCGTTATAAAATTGTAAAACTCCTCATTCTGGCAGGAGCCGATATGCAGATCAAGAATGCT GAGGGCATTACAGCCACTGAACAGGTGAAGCAATGGCAGTTTGACACCAAGGAGACACTGGAGAAACTGGAACAGATGAGGGAGGTTGGTCTGGCCTGA
- the ankrd2 gene encoding ankyrin repeat domain-containing protein 2 isoform X2 has translation MDETILWATAVVDRRAALDKREEKCRARARKLGILVVDASSVGAEQGNESVNQSVANIQAQERVRKISSDLRREIIDLGGAENIIELHMKNKKIKNKAAASKGPMDVPGLIEPEEFLKAAALGNMEVVEKFLEDEGDPNTCDEFRKTALHRAALENHAKIVEKLLDKGADMNFKDRLDCRAVHWACRGGSLSALKVLQDRGADINVRDKLLSSPLHVATRTGHSDVVQHLLANGININAKDWEGDTALHDAVRLNRYKIVKLLILAGADMQIKNAEGITATEQVKQWQFDTKETLEKLEQMREVGLA, from the exons ATGGACGAGACCATCCTATGGGCAACGGCTGTGGTTGATAGAAGAGCAGCCCTTGACAAACGGGAGGAG AAGTGTCGAGCTCGGGCGCGAAAGTTGGGGATTTTGGTTGTAGATGCATCTTCTGTGGGGGCAGAACAGGGAAATGAATCTGTCAATCAAAGTGTTGCAAATATTCAG GCACAGGAACGGGTGAGGAAGATCTCCTCTGATCTGAGGCGTGAGATCATTGATCTGGGGGGTGCAGAGAATATTATTGAGCTGCATATGAAGAATAAGAAAATCAAGAACAAGGCCGCAGCTTCCAAAGGCCCAATGGATGTTCCT GGACTTATTGAACCAGAGGAGTTTTTAAAAGCAGCAGCTCTGGGAAACATGGAAGTAGTTGAGAAGTTTCTGGAAGATGAAGGAGATCCAAACACCTGTGATGAG TTCAGAAAAACAGCACTCCATCGGGCTGCACTGGAAAATCATGCTAAAATAGTGGAAAAATTACTGGACAAAGGAGCTGATATGAACTTTAAAGACAGG CTGGATTGCAGGGCTGTACATTGGGCTTGCAGAGGTGGAAGTCTCTCCGCACTGAAAGTCCTTCAGGACAGGGGAGCTGATATCAACGTCAGGGACAAA CTGCTTAGCTCACCTTTACATGTGGCCACACGGACAGGTCACAGCGACGTTGTCCAACATCTTCTTGCCAATGGAATCAATATTAATGCCAAAGATTGG GAAGGAGACACAGCTCTACATGACGCTGTCAGATTAAATCGTTATAAAATTGTAAAACTCCTCATTCTGGCAGGAGCCGATATGCAGATCAAGAATGCT GAGGGCATTACAGCCACTGAACAGGTGAAGCAATGGCAGTTTGACACCAAGGAGACACTGGAGAAACTGGAACAGATGAGGGAGGTTGGTCTGGCCTGA
- the morn4 gene encoding MORN repeat-containing protein 4 has translation MTLTRGSFTYSSGEEYTGEWKEGRRHGKGELKFADGTCYKGHFENGLFHGSGVLVFPDGSRYEGEFAQGKFQGVGIFSRFDGMKFEGEFKSGRVEGYGLLTFPDGSHGAPRNEGVFENNKLLKREKCQAVVQRAKNSASTARGLSV, from the exons ATGACATTAACCAGGGGCTCCTTCACTTATTCCAGTGGAGAAGAATATACCGGAGAATGGAAGGAAG GTCGGAGGCACGGTAAAGGTGAGCTGAAGTTTGCTGATGGCACCTGTTATAAAGGTCACTTTGAGAATGGCCTGTTCCATGGATCAGGGGTGTTAGTCTTTCCCGATGGATCCAG GTACGAAGGTGAATTTGCCCAGGGAAAATTCCAAGGTGTCGGAATCTTCAGCAGGTTTGATGGGATGAAATTTGAAGGGGAATTTAAAAGTGGCCGTGTAGAAGGATATG GGCTGCTGACTTTCCCAGATGGTTCCCATGGTGCTCCACGGAATGAAGGAGTGTTTGAGAACAACAAGCTTCTGAAACGTGAAAAGTGTCAGGCTGTGGTGCAGAGAGCCAAGAACTCAGCATCCACCGCCCGCGGCCTCTCTGTATGA